In one Verrucomicrobiia bacterium genomic region, the following are encoded:
- a CDS encoding RNA methyltransferase has protein sequence MRKFSHEELIARQARKPREPLPFSVILNDIRSLYNVGSIFRTADGAGLEKIWICGITGFPPASQITKTALGAEDAVPWEYRRDPCSLIRQLKEDGAQIVLLEQAPHSIPYETFEPRGPVCLVVGNEIFGVSDELVSLCDAAVEIEMAGTKNSLNVSVAFGVVAYHFRNTLRKAAVSSKGA, from the coding sequence ATGCGTAAGTTTTCCCATGAAGAATTGATAGCGCGACAGGCCCGGAAGCCGCGGGAGCCGCTGCCTTTTTCCGTCATCCTCAACGACATCCGCAGCCTTTATAACGTCGGCTCGATTTTTCGCACCGCGGACGGCGCCGGTCTCGAAAAAATCTGGATTTGCGGCATCACCGGATTTCCTCCGGCTTCGCAGATCACCAAGACCGCGCTCGGCGCGGAAGATGCGGTGCCGTGGGAATACCGCCGCGATCCCTGCTCCCTGATCCGCCAGCTTAAGGAAGACGGCGCGCAGATCGTCCTGCTCGAGCAGGCGCCGCACAGCATTCCGTATGAAACCTTCGAGCCGCGCGGGCCGGTTTGTCTTGTCGTCGGAAACGAAATCTTCGGCGTTTCGGACGAATTGGTCTCGCTTTGCGACGCGGCCGTTGAAATCGAAATGGCCGGCACGAAAAATTCGCTGAACGTGTCCGTCGCTTTCGGCGTCGTGGCGTATCATTTTCGGAACACGCTTCGTAAG
- a CDS encoding CBS domain-containing protein, giving the protein MTAKQVEELLKEKKIYQIINPRLVQASPSISIKSAVELMQQNKSGYVVIADKKKVVGLLTETEIVQKILGENINWDAPASEFMNPNPAVLNPKDPVGEAIDHMATHKSYHLPLVNEQQELVGVISVRTLIRFLASFYPQEVYNLPPKLDQIMTSQEGG; this is encoded by the coding sequence ATGACTGCCAAACAAGTTGAGGAACTCCTCAAGGAAAAGAAGATCTACCAGATCATCAACCCGCGTCTGGTGCAGGCGTCCCCTTCGATTTCGATCAAGAGCGCGGTGGAACTGATGCAGCAGAACAAATCCGGGTATGTCGTCATCGCCGACAAGAAGAAAGTCGTCGGCCTCCTGACGGAAACCGAGATCGTTCAGAAAATCCTGGGGGAAAACATTAATTGGGACGCTCCGGCCAGCGAATTCATGAATCCCAATCCGGCGGTGCTCAACCCCAAAGATCCCGTCGGGGAAGCCATCGACCACATGGCCACCCACAAGTCGTATCATCTGCCGCTCGTCAACGAACAGCAGGAACTCGTCGGCGTCATTTCGGTGAGGACCCTCATCCGCTTCCTCGCCAGCTTTTATCCGCAAGAAGTTTACAATTTACCTCCAAAACTCGACCAGATCATGACAAGCCAAGAAGGCGGTTAA